From one Nitrospira sp. MA-1 genomic stretch:
- the rpsP gene encoding 30S ribosomal protein S16, whose amino-acid sequence MAVHLRLTRVGRHKRPFYRVVAADARMPRDGRFLEVIGTYDPLKESDKASFKEDRVLNWLQNGAQPTDSVRGLLRQTGILKAFRESKQAPAQ is encoded by the coding sequence GTGGCAGTACATTTGAGACTTACACGCGTGGGCCGGCATAAACGGCCATTTTATCGAGTAGTGGCAGCCGATGCCCGCATGCCGCGGGACGGTCGATTCCTTGAGGTCATTGGGACCTATGACCCCCTGAAGGAAAGCGACAAGGCCTCGTTTAAAGAAGATCGTGTATTAAATTGGCTTCAAAATGGGGCTCAGCCCACTGATTCCGTCAGGGGGTTATTACGACAAACCGGTATCTTGAAGGCCTTTCGGGAATCCAAACAAGCCCCAGCACAATAG
- a CDS encoding DUF1295 domain-containing protein, with protein sequence MNPLPWNILTLPLGYPIAGILLVLFVGLWLVHLRVGNASLADVGFCLGFGFVVFVCGIEGEGSPWRRALVVSMGGAYACRLGWYLWKNRIWRKSEDLRYKTIRAVLGKWESIGIFWYFMLQVPVCLFFGFLLCWIMGHPESAVRSWDFLGLGIFLLAFFGEALADIQLERFRSDPTKQGKVLQTGLWRYSRHPNYFFEILQWCAYVPLAVGLPGAWMAIVWPLLMMSSLLWVTGVPLAEAQAMNSRGEGYRLYQRTTNKLFPWLPRRNKS encoded by the coding sequence GTGAATCCGCTTCCCTGGAATATCCTCACTCTGCCGCTTGGGTATCCGATTGCTGGTATCCTCCTGGTGCTCTTCGTTGGCTTGTGGCTTGTACATTTGCGAGTGGGCAATGCCTCATTAGCGGATGTGGGATTTTGTTTGGGATTTGGCTTTGTCGTTTTTGTTTGCGGAATAGAGGGCGAGGGCAGTCCTTGGCGACGCGCTCTCGTTGTGAGCATGGGGGGTGCATATGCCTGCCGGTTGGGCTGGTACCTGTGGAAGAATCGCATTTGGAGAAAGTCGGAGGACCTTCGGTATAAAACTATTCGGGCAGTGCTGGGCAAATGGGAGTCGATCGGAATCTTTTGGTACTTCATGCTGCAAGTTCCTGTTTGTCTGTTCTTTGGATTTCTCCTGTGCTGGATTATGGGCCATCCCGAATCGGCGGTAAGAAGCTGGGATTTTCTGGGCCTCGGGATATTTTTGCTGGCCTTCTTTGGAGAGGCTCTTGCGGATATTCAACTTGAACGGTTCCGCTCAGATCCGACGAAACAGGGCAAGGTCTTACAGACAGGGTTGTGGCGGTATTCCCGTCATCCGAATTATTTTTTTGAAATCCTACAGTGGTGTGCCTATGTTCCGTTGGCAGTTGGACTGCCAGGGGCATGGATGGCTATCGTGTGGCCTTTGCTCATGATGTCGTCACTCTTATGGGTGACAGGAGTGCCTTTGGCCGAGGCTCAGGCTATGAACAGCAGGGGGGAAGGGTATCGCCTCTATCAACGAACCACGAACAAATTGTTTCCCTGGCTGCCCAGACGAAACAAGTCATAA
- a CDS encoding DUF748 domain-containing protein — protein sequence MRKTGKILLLILPGLFLLYTLVGFLVIPWAITTKVPPRLSEQLGRPVSIKDASFNPFLFKLQVEGFDIQEQDGSFLLGFNELFIDFEPAASLGKRAYIFAEIRLKLPYGLAWVRPDGSLNLAELGSSSEAQLDDNPSQESESLPPVRIEHISIQQGMVEFRDHSRPTPFVAHFVPINLTLDDFSTQQGQTNSYSLSAERSAGEKITWEGTITLEPFQSEGRLVFEDYQIPRLWTYIQDLVRFQIPQGQVTVKGHYRLSTTDQGVNVLVDGGSLRIQDLQIQEKGTITPVLTIPLFEVNGVSVDLAKQDLRITSIQSRDARFTGWVGKDGVVNYHTLFSPVGSESQTAPEPETSPANSWKMVVEDLALDNFTIDFEDRQPEDPVTLLLDMLHFHTSDVSMAMDRPLPIDLSFQLNETGKANLQGTLQIDPLEVALDLSLTEFALKPFQPYVAPFVQFEVGDGALMLRGKTHYQAGHKTQPMVTFEGGMGVSKLALDDPMQTKPFLTWEALELKELNLQIEPTSVKLQEIELTNPELVLLIDEDGGINLKRLFSPPGPVSQEETTADDKPPKAETTGEPPTPVKIEAVTLTNLMARISDRSISPNVVTNIEGLTGTIKELSSDQLAKADVALQGTIDKHSPFKIAGQINPLSEEAYTDVTLTFNNLDLPTVSPYSAHFVGYPITKGKLSLDLGYKVSEKTLVGANKVLIDQLTMGKKVENPDAMSLPIPLALALLKDRKGQIDIDLPVRGNLNEPDFSYGGVIWNALGNLLTKVATSPFAMVGGLVGGSGDDLQYVAFPAGNAQLSPAEQEKLNVLGQALADRPALRLDIAGAADPQVDRQGLAEGQLLKQLQKRKFIQGSSSSTKGVSLEQIELSLEEEGRLLAEVYAEQFGAQPNTPASSSEGKAPAIPSLKQMRSKFLESIKVEDEQLRLLAQQRAQGIREFLIQEGKVSGDRLFLLEPNLSPLTEEQTVRSPLALAAK from the coding sequence ATGAGAAAAACTGGCAAGATTCTTCTGCTTATCCTTCCTGGACTGTTCCTTCTCTATACTCTGGTAGGTTTTCTGGTGATTCCCTGGGCGATTACCACGAAGGTTCCTCCCAGGTTATCGGAGCAACTGGGTCGGCCAGTCTCGATCAAGGATGCCAGCTTTAATCCCTTTCTATTTAAGCTGCAGGTGGAAGGGTTTGATATTCAGGAACAGGATGGATCATTTTTGCTGGGGTTTAATGAACTGTTCATTGATTTCGAACCGGCCGCTTCCCTAGGGAAGCGAGCCTACATTTTTGCGGAAATTCGCTTGAAGCTTCCTTATGGATTGGCATGGGTTCGTCCCGACGGGTCCTTGAATTTGGCCGAATTAGGCTCCTCTTCAGAGGCCCAGCTTGACGATAACCCGTCACAAGAATCGGAATCCTTGCCTCCGGTCAGGATTGAGCATATCTCCATTCAACAGGGAATGGTGGAATTTCGGGATCATTCACGTCCCACCCCATTTGTGGCGCACTTCGTGCCAATCAATCTCACATTGGATGATTTTAGTACGCAACAAGGTCAGACTAATTCTTATTCACTCTCAGCCGAACGCAGTGCAGGGGAGAAAATTACCTGGGAAGGGACGATCACTCTAGAACCATTTCAGTCCGAAGGCCGCTTGGTTTTTGAAGATTATCAAATTCCCAGGCTCTGGACCTACATACAGGATCTGGTTCGATTTCAGATTCCTCAAGGACAAGTGACCGTGAAAGGGCATTATCGATTGTCTACGACAGACCAGGGGGTCAATGTGCTGGTCGATGGGGGAAGTTTGAGGATTCAGGATTTACAGATTCAGGAGAAAGGGACCATTACTCCCGTACTCACGATTCCGCTCTTTGAGGTCAACGGCGTCTCGGTTGACTTGGCCAAACAGGACCTGCGCATCACTTCGATACAGTCTCGGGATGCCCGTTTCACTGGATGGGTCGGGAAGGATGGGGTGGTGAATTATCACACGCTGTTTTCACCCGTGGGTTCTGAAAGTCAGACCGCTCCTGAACCGGAAACCTCCCCGGCCAATTCCTGGAAGATGGTTGTTGAGGATCTTGCCTTGGATAACTTCACGATTGATTTCGAGGATCGCCAGCCCGAAGACCCTGTCACACTGCTATTGGACATGTTGCATTTTCACACCTCGGATGTATCTATGGCCATGGATCGGCCTCTTCCTATTGATCTTTCGTTTCAGCTTAATGAAACCGGAAAGGCCAACTTGCAAGGAACTCTCCAGATCGACCCCTTGGAAGTTGCGCTGGATTTGTCGCTGACCGAATTCGCCCTCAAGCCGTTTCAACCCTATGTCGCCCCGTTTGTTCAATTTGAGGTCGGTGATGGCGCGCTCATGTTGCGGGGAAAGACGCACTATCAGGCGGGGCACAAGACTCAACCGATGGTGACGTTTGAGGGAGGGATGGGAGTGTCAAAATTGGCTCTTGACGATCCCATGCAGACCAAACCTTTTCTCACGTGGGAGGCATTGGAACTCAAAGAGTTAAACCTTCAAATCGAACCGACTTCGGTCAAACTCCAGGAAATCGAGTTGACTAACCCTGAACTCGTCCTCTTGATTGATGAGGACGGAGGGATAAACCTCAAGCGGTTGTTTTCCCCGCCAGGACCCGTGTCTCAAGAAGAGACGACGGCAGACGATAAGCCACCAAAAGCAGAAACCACCGGGGAGCCACCGACTCCGGTCAAAATTGAGGCCGTCACCCTCACCAACCTCATGGCTCGTATTTCGGATCGATCGATTTCCCCCAATGTCGTTACGAACATTGAGGGGCTGACCGGCACCATTAAAGAGCTATCTTCGGATCAATTAGCCAAAGCCGATGTCGCCTTACAAGGGACGATTGATAAACATTCCCCATTCAAGATTGCCGGGCAAATTAATCCTTTGAGTGAAGAGGCCTATACGGATGTGACCCTCACGTTCAACAATCTTGATCTTCCTACTGTCTCTCCCTATTCAGCCCATTTTGTCGGGTATCCCATCACGAAGGGGAAGCTATCGTTGGATCTCGGATATAAAGTTTCTGAAAAGACTCTGGTTGGTGCCAATAAAGTGTTGATTGACCAGCTGACGATGGGAAAAAAGGTCGAGAATCCGGATGCCATGTCGTTGCCGATTCCTCTTGCCTTAGCCTTGCTCAAAGACCGCAAAGGACAGATCGATATTGATTTGCCGGTTCGCGGTAATTTGAATGAGCCGGATTTCAGCTACGGAGGCGTCATCTGGAATGCCTTGGGGAATCTCTTGACGAAAGTTGCCACCTCTCCTTTTGCCATGGTCGGAGGATTGGTGGGTGGCAGTGGTGATGATCTGCAATATGTGGCCTTTCCTGCCGGTAATGCCCAGTTGTCTCCTGCTGAGCAAGAAAAGCTGAATGTGCTTGGTCAGGCGTTGGCCGATCGACCGGCCTTGAGACTGGACATTGCCGGGGCCGCCGACCCTCAGGTTGATCGTCAGGGTTTGGCTGAAGGTCAATTGTTGAAACAACTGCAAAAGCGAAAGTTTATTCAGGGATCCTCTTCTTCGACGAAGGGGGTGTCTCTCGAACAGATTGAACTAAGTCTAGAGGAGGAAGGGCGCTTGCTCGCAGAGGTGTATGCCGAGCAATTTGGAGCGCAACCCAATACTCCGGCTTCTTCTTCGGAAGGGAAAGCTCCAGCCATTCCTTCACTTAAGCAGATGAGATCAAAATTCCTTGAATCGATCAAGGTGGAGGATGAGCAGCTTCGTCTCCTGGCTCAGCAACGGGCTCAAGGCATTCGAGAATTTCTCATCCAGGAAGGAAAGGTGTCCGGTGACCGATTGTTCCTCCTCGAACCAAACCTAAGTCCCCTCACGGAAGAGCAAACCGTTCGGAGTCCTTTGGCCTTAGCCGCGAAGTGA
- the ffh gene encoding signal recognition particle protein, producing the protein MFTTLTEKIEKVFKQLRGQAVLTEENITDALKEVRLALLEADVNFKIVKDFIENVRGKAVGQEVLKSLTPAHQVVKVVWEELRDLLGHEQSALHLSSQPPTVIMMVGLQGSGKTTTTGKLANYFKTEGKRVLLVAADPRRPAAGDQLASLGTDLDIQVHRGTNEGQPGAQALQTCLNGVARGREHGYDVVLLDTGGRLQIDQELMQELVDIQTGVSPQEVLFIADSMTGQEAVSVAERFNQTLGLTGVILTKVEGDARGGAVLSIRAATGKPIKFLGIGEKLDALEPFYPDRMASRILGMGDVLTLIEKAQESFSQEQAVALQKKVSSNTLTLEDFRDQIKQVNKLGSFDQILDMLPGGQKIKTMMGSGGAGNAQVPEKEMKRVVAIIDSMTPRERRDHTILNGNRKKRVAKGSGTSVPEVNRLIKQFLDARRMMKSLVGGQMGMGKGKKRGKLIRRAIHAR; encoded by the coding sequence ATGTTTACCACGCTGACAGAGAAAATCGAAAAAGTTTTCAAGCAGTTACGCGGCCAGGCCGTTCTGACTGAAGAGAATATTACCGACGCCTTGAAAGAGGTCCGCCTGGCGCTGCTGGAAGCCGACGTCAATTTCAAAATTGTTAAGGACTTTATTGAGAATGTTCGGGGCAAGGCCGTCGGGCAGGAAGTCCTGAAAAGTCTCACACCCGCCCATCAAGTGGTGAAAGTTGTCTGGGAGGAACTGCGAGACCTTCTGGGTCATGAACAAAGTGCCCTTCATCTCTCTTCACAACCCCCTACCGTCATTATGATGGTCGGATTGCAAGGATCTGGGAAAACCACCACGACCGGGAAACTCGCCAATTATTTTAAAACCGAAGGCAAGCGGGTCTTATTAGTGGCCGCCGATCCCCGTCGCCCTGCCGCAGGAGATCAGCTGGCCTCGCTGGGCACTGACCTGGACATTCAAGTCCATCGGGGAACAAACGAAGGTCAACCTGGCGCCCAGGCGCTACAAACCTGCCTGAATGGCGTCGCTCGTGGACGGGAACATGGGTATGATGTGGTGCTCTTGGATACCGGCGGTCGATTGCAGATCGATCAAGAGTTGATGCAGGAATTGGTCGATATCCAAACAGGAGTCAGCCCACAGGAAGTCTTGTTCATCGCCGACTCCATGACCGGCCAGGAAGCGGTTTCTGTAGCAGAACGCTTTAATCAAACTCTCGGTCTCACTGGGGTCATCTTAACGAAAGTCGAAGGGGATGCCCGGGGTGGAGCGGTGCTCTCAATCCGCGCGGCGACAGGCAAACCCATTAAATTTCTCGGGATCGGCGAAAAGCTGGATGCGCTAGAGCCCTTTTATCCCGACCGGATGGCCTCCCGTATTCTCGGGATGGGTGATGTGCTGACCTTGATTGAGAAAGCCCAGGAGAGCTTTTCGCAAGAACAAGCGGTCGCATTGCAAAAAAAGGTATCGAGTAATACTCTTACGTTGGAAGATTTTCGTGATCAGATCAAACAGGTGAATAAACTCGGGTCGTTTGATCAAATTCTAGACATGCTACCAGGCGGGCAAAAAATTAAAACGATGATGGGTTCCGGCGGAGCCGGGAATGCACAGGTACCCGAAAAAGAAATGAAACGGGTCGTGGCCATTATTGATTCGATGACCCCCCGCGAAAGACGGGATCATACGATTTTAAATGGAAATCGAAAAAAACGTGTGGCTAAAGGCAGTGGAACATCCGTTCCAGAGGTTAATCGGCTCATTAAGCAATTTTTGGATGCCCGACGCATGATGAAGTCCCTGGTCGGAGGGCAAATGGGGATGGGAAAAGGAAAAAAGCGCGGGAAGCTGATCCGCCGGGCTATCCATGCCCGGTAA